A part of Terriglobia bacterium genomic DNA contains:
- a CDS encoding pitrilysin family protein, with the protein MKPITKVAASTALALLLLVTAAAAQTVKFTDHKLKNGLRVILSEDHSAPTYSISVTYNAGSRDERDGRTGFAHLFEHMMFQGSENVGKGEHFVLIENNGGGMNGSTTADRTEYHETLPANQLDLGLFLEADRMKSLAITQANLDNQRETVKEEKRQRHDNQPYGQTFDTLFETAYDNFAYKHSTIGSMDDLNAASTKDVTQFFKTYYAPNNAVLVLVGDFKSSDALAKVEKYFGSIPSQPAPPVPDMSEPKQTAERRKTLEDPLAQLTRIDMGWKIPPGNTPDFFAMYVLGEILSTGQSSRFYQTLVRDKQVAVQEGAGPDERRGPSLFIVDLVVTPGKNPQEAEKLVYEELEKVKSGGVTDDELQKVRMEVKRGKVEQLEGTLFRAEQLGVNAVFYGDPNVINTGNDKLMAVTKDQIQKAARTYLTDANRTVLLTVPKTQAGGAK; encoded by the coding sequence TTGAAGCCAATCACAAAAGTTGCTGCGAGCACTGCGCTCGCGCTGTTGCTGCTCGTGACCGCGGCGGCGGCGCAGACGGTGAAGTTCACGGACCACAAACTGAAGAACGGCTTGCGCGTCATTCTGTCGGAAGATCATTCCGCGCCGACCTACTCCATCTCGGTTACCTATAACGCCGGATCCCGCGACGAACGGGATGGCCGGACCGGTTTCGCGCACCTGTTCGAGCACATGATGTTTCAAGGCTCGGAAAACGTCGGCAAGGGCGAACACTTCGTGCTGATCGAAAACAACGGCGGCGGAATGAACGGTTCCACCACCGCGGATCGAACCGAATATCACGAAACGCTGCCCGCCAATCAGCTGGATCTCGGCCTGTTCCTCGAAGCGGACCGCATGAAATCGCTCGCCATCACGCAGGCGAATCTGGATAACCAGCGCGAAACTGTCAAAGAAGAAAAGCGCCAGCGGCACGACAACCAGCCTTACGGCCAGACCTTCGATACGCTGTTCGAAACCGCATACGATAATTTCGCGTACAAGCACTCAACCATCGGTTCGATGGACGATCTGAATGCCGCCTCCACAAAGGATGTCACGCAGTTCTTTAAAACCTATTACGCTCCGAACAATGCCGTGCTCGTCCTGGTCGGAGATTTCAAAAGCAGCGACGCGCTCGCCAAAGTGGAAAAATACTTCGGCAGCATTCCGTCACAGCCGGCGCCGCCAGTTCCCGACATGAGCGAACCGAAGCAGACGGCGGAACGGCGAAAAACGCTGGAAGACCCGCTGGCGCAGCTCACCCGCATCGATATGGGCTGGAAAATTCCGCCCGGGAATACGCCCGACTTCTTTGCAATGTACGTGCTGGGCGAGATCCTTTCCACCGGGCAATCGTCCCGCTTTTATCAAACGCTCGTGCGAGACAAACAGGTTGCCGTCCAGGAAGGCGCCGGTCCCGACGAACGCCGGGGGCCCTCCTTATTTATTGTCGACCTGGTTGTGACGCCGGGTAAGAATCCGCAGGAAGCCGAGAAGCTGGTGTACGAGGAACTCGAGAAAGTGAAGAGCGGAGGCGTCACCGATGACGAGCTTCAAAAGGTCCGCATGGAAGTGAAGCGCGGCAAGGTCGAACAGCTGGAAGGCACATTGTTCCGCGCCGAACAACTCGGTGTGAATGCCGTGTTCTATGGCGATCCCAATGTGATCAACACAGGAAATGACAAACTGATGGCTGTGACGAAAGACCAGATCCAGAAGGCCGCGCGCACCTATCTGACCGATGCCAACCGTACGGTGTTGCTCACCGTACCGAAAACTCAGGCTGGCGGTGCAAAGTGA
- a CDS encoding MBL fold metallo-hydrolase, whose protein sequence is MANLSRAYSENVQGNFFVDDTCIDCDLCRQIAPSVFQDEGDHSAVYHQPGSPSETQRAAMALVACPTGSIGTHEKLDIRAAAASYPERIDENVYFCGYASPNSYGAASYMITRPEGNVLVDCPRYAKTLVRRIEEMGGISLILFSHRDDVADHRKFHEHFGCPRIIHRADADGIETEQVLDGQEPVALDKDLLVIPVPGHTRGHVVLLYKNKFLFTGDHLAWSDNRGGLIAFRDVAWYSWPEQTKSMKRLLDYEFEWVLPGHGRRAHQPRDVMRRKLIDCISWMEKTH, encoded by the coding sequence ATGGCTAATCTCTCGCGTGCATATTCCGAGAACGTTCAGGGCAACTTTTTCGTCGATGACACCTGCATCGACTGCGATCTGTGCCGGCAGATTGCTCCGTCGGTCTTCCAGGACGAGGGCGATCATTCGGCGGTTTACCATCAGCCGGGCTCTCCGTCCGAGACACAAAGGGCAGCCATGGCGCTGGTGGCCTGTCCGACCGGATCGATTGGCACTCATGAAAAGCTGGATATCCGGGCTGCTGCGGCTTCTTATCCCGAACGGATCGACGAAAACGTTTATTTTTGCGGGTACGCGTCACCCAATTCCTACGGGGCGGCGTCTTATATGATTACGCGGCCTGAAGGGAACGTCCTCGTCGACTGCCCGCGTTACGCCAAAACACTGGTACGGCGGATTGAGGAAATGGGCGGAATTTCGCTCATTTTGTTCTCGCACCGGGATGACGTTGCGGATCACCGGAAATTTCACGAGCACTTCGGGTGTCCGCGGATCATTCATCGTGCGGATGCGGACGGAATCGAGACGGAGCAGGTCCTGGATGGGCAGGAGCCGGTGGCGCTCGACAAGGATCTCCTGGTGATTCCGGTGCCGGGGCATACCCGGGGTCACGTGGTGCTGCTCTACAAAAACAAGTTTCTGTTCACCGGCGACCACCTGGCGTGGTCGGATAACCGGGGTGGATTGATCGCCTTCCGCGACGTTGCATGGTACTCTTGGCCCGAACAGACAAAATCGATGAAGCGTTTACTCGACTACGAGTTCGAGTGGGTGCTTCCCGGCCACGGCCGCCGGGCGCATCAACCTCGCGACGTCATGCGGCGCAAGTTGATCGACTGCATCAGCTGGATGGAGAAAACACATTGA